The genomic DNA TGGCCTCTTCCAGCGTCTCGGCCGTATCGATGGCCATTCCAGGTGCGGATAACAGTTTTTTTAAGGCCAGTAAAAATGTCGGTTCATTATCGACGATCAGCAATCGATGGATTCCATTTTCCATGGGCTATCCCTTTCAAATTTTCTTTATTCTTCAGAGAAGACCAGGTACTGAACCGTTCTTTAAAAAAAACAATATGAAAAAAATCTAATTGGTCTTGAAAAACGATAAGGTTAAAGTAATACAAAAATCCTATAGCCTATAGCCCATCGCCTGCTTGAATTCCTATCTGCTACATCAAAAAAGATGCCAAATCGAGTTATACCGGAAAGGAGGTCATTTGGCCGGTGATTCGGAAGGGAAAGGTAAGGGGACCGGTCTCAAATTTCTCATATTGAGATCGGTTGTTGCAAAGATGATAAAATGGGAAAAGCCAGAAATTTCTCTGTTACCCTTCTGTCTTAAGCCCCTTCGTCGAACTGCTTCAACCTGCGATACAAGGTGGCCCGGGAAACCCCCAGGGCCTGGGCCGTCTTATTTTTATCCCCGCTGAATTCCTTCAGCAGAGACCGTATCTGGGAGATTCTCAATTGATTTGCGCTTTGATCTTTTTTCCGGGATTCCGGACCGGAGGCTGGAATCTCCAACCCGGGAAAATGGATCGGCTCGAGAGGTTTTCCTTTAGCCAGGAGACAGGCCCTTTCCAGGACGTTCCGCAACTCCCGGATATTACCCGGCCAGGGATAGGTTATCAGTAATCCCAAGACTTCCGGGGAGACCCTGGTGCCGGAGGCCCCGAAGGTTGCCAGGATATGGCTTACCAGATCCGGAATATCCTCAGGTCGTTCCCTCAAAGGAGGCAGCATTATAGGAAAGACGTGGATACGAAAATATAATTCTTTTCTAAAGCGGTCATGGGCTATCTCCTCCTGGAGATCTTTGTGTGTGGCGCAAATGAGACGGAAATCACTTCTTCGCGGTTTCACATCACCGAGGCGGCGAAACGTTTTTTCCTCAATAACCTTTAAAAATTGGGCCTGAACGTTCAGTTCCATGTCCCCCACTTCATCCAGGAAAAGAGAACCCCTGTCGGCCACCTCGATTAAACCCGACCGATCCTGGACCGCTGAGGTGAAGGCCCCGCGTACTGCACCGAACAATTCACTGGACAGAAGATCTCCTCTAAGGCCGGAACAATTGATTTCCACAAAAGGGTTGGAACTCCGCCGGCTGTGATAGTGAATCCATTGGGCCAACATCCCTTTTCCGACACCCGATTCTCCCTGGAGCAGCACGGCCGAATCGGTTTCTGCCGCCAGAATGGCCAATTCTCGAACCTTTTGAATCGTCTGGCTTTGCCCGAAATAGAGCTCTTCCTTTTTAAACAACCGTTGTTCGGAATAGTGCCGGCGACGGATAGTCCCCACTTCCAGTATTTTCTGCAGAAAGACCTCCAAACCGGCCATATCCACCGGTTTGGTCAAGAAATTATCCGCCCCCTTGCGCATAGCTTCTACGGCCATGGGCAGATCTCCCGCCCCGGTTATAATAATGATGGGCAGGTCCGGATAGTTCGCGCGAAGCACCGGGACCCAATCCAGCCCGTTGCCGTCAGGCATTAACAGGTCCAGCAGAAGGGCGTCAAACCGTTGAGAAGAGACGGCTTCCTGAGCCTGGTGTAGCGTGGAGGCTTCCCGCACTTCATAGCCGACCTTGGTCAGGTACTTATTAAAACCAAAACGGGTGGGGAGGTCATCATCGACTAAGAGGATTTGGGGTTTCATAAAGGGATGCCTGACCTATTTTTTGAGTCCACAAATTTAGATTCTTGCTTTTCCAAAATCTTCCTTAGAGGCCATTCATGTCGAAACTCTGAGCTTCCGGCTTTGCGCTTTGAGCCTATCAGGACACGATCGGCAGCGTCACCTTTACCGTACATCCAGGAGGCGGATCATTGTTCCAAATAGCCACCTTCCCACCTATAGACTCGACAAAATTTTTTACCAGACTTAATCCTAAACCGGTTCCTCCTGCCCGTGTTGTAAAGAAAGGGTCGAAAACGCGATTCAGGCACTCTTCAGGGATGCCGGTTCCCTGATCGCCGATCTTTATTAGGCACGACTCCCGGTTTAACGCCTCAACCCGAAATTCAATGGCACTGCCATTAGGACTATTTTGAGCGGCGTTTTCCAATAGGTTAAGGATAATTTGCTGGAGTTTCAGCGAATCGGTTTTAATAAGTATTTTTTCTACTTCGGATGGTACAATAAGGGATAATTTGTGGGTTTTGCCAAATTTCGTTTCCTGCCAGAGGTTATGGATATTGGATAAGATTTCCCTGAACACTTCAACATCGAAACTTTCAGAATGAATCGGTTTTCCCAACTCCAACAGGTCTTTCATTAAATTGGAAAGGCGGGTAACCTGACTCCGGATATGTTCCAGGTAAGGCTGATAGGCGCTATTAGGCCCGATATCTTTGAAAAGGGCTTCCGTGATGGCCAAAATGGCATTAAGGGGATTACGCACCTCGTGGGCCACCCCGGCGGCCATTTGGCCAAGGAGTTTCATCTCTCGGGAATGGGTCAATTGTTCTTCCATTTGTTTGTTTTCGGTAATATCCCGGTTGCTGGCCCTTCTGCCGTATGGTTTCCCACCGGAAATCGAAACAGGCTGGCAGACATGCCCGATCCACCGGAGCTCTCCGGTGCGGGTGATGACCCGGTATTCTAATGAATCCACCCCCCTGGTGTTGTTGACCCTATCCCGGTGCTTTTCCATCAGGTGCCGATCGTCCGGATGGACAATTTTCAACAATAACGCCGGATCATTTATAAAATCCGCCGCAGAATAACCTGTAATGCGTTGACAGGAAGGGGAACAGTATAAAATCGTTCCATCTTCGTCTTTCCAGAATTCCCAGTCATAGGTAAAATCCAATATCAGGCGGAAACGTTCCTCGCTGGCCCGCAAGGCTTCGTTGGCACGACGCTGCCTGATAATCTTGTACAGTTCATTGGCCACCAATTGGACCTGAAGGACATCCTGTTCATCATAGTTCTCCGCCTTATTGCCCACACCAAAAATAATCCGGGCCTTCCCTTCTTCCATTACAGGAATACTGATGAATCGCTGTATCGGAGTATGTCCTTCCGGGATCCCTTTCCTGTTGGGAGCAGTTTGATAGTCATTGCAGACTACCGGCTTTTTGAATCGGACACAATCGACCCAGATACCGGCCTGATCAATCGGATAATGGTTCTCATAGGCGACCGTGCAGTTCTTCAGGGCCTCGCTATTCCAGGTGGTTAAAATAATAGTCTTCTGATCATCCGAGACCAGGTGAAAAAACCCGATGGTGCTACTGGTAAGCAGTACCGCTTGTTCCAGAGCATAGTCATAGAGTTCGTTATCGCTTAGCTGGAAGGCTTTCTCGTAAAGCTCAAGAAGGATCTTCTCCCGCATCAACTCTTTCAGGTGGCCCATCTCTTTTCCTGTCCCATTCAATCTTTTGTTCTGGACCCTTCTATCGATCATTTCAAACACTGGTGGGAATCGGGTTACCCACCCAAGATGGTCATTTCAACAGGAATGGTTCTTGGCTTTTCATAGATAACTTATTGATTATACTAAAAATTAATTTTTTAGTATAATCCCCCCTGCATTTTTGGCAAGGTAATAATATCCCCTGTCCCCCTTCACTTTCAGATAACTATTGAAGAGGCTAATTTTTTAGAAATGGACACATAGAATGTCGTCCCTTTCCCGGCTCCGGACTCCACCCATACCCTGCCCCCATGATGATCGGCTAATTCTTTTACAATAGCCAGTCCCAAACCCGTCCCTTCGACATCGGCGGTTGTTTCCTCGCGCTGAAAGGGGTCAAAGATCCTTTCGGAACTCTCCCTTCTGATACAGATTCCATCATTGGTGACGGATAGGATATGAAATCTCTCAGAGGCCTGGTACCCAATCCTGATCTCACTCAGTTGATCACCGCCATATTTCAGGGCATTATCCACAAGGTTCCTCAGGATCCTCAAGATGCCGGATGGGTCTGCACTGATTTCCGGAACACAATCAGGTTCCAACCAGCGAATCTGAAAATTTTTAAGTCGATTCGAAAATTCTTCCTTCACGGTCTGAAAGATCTCTTTGGGGTTTACCCTTTCGACCTTTAAAGGGGCATGCTTGGTGGACATATACAGATTGATCTTTTCGACCAGCAAGGTAATCTGTTCGGCGGTTTTCAGTATTTGATCACAGCACCTTTGTCCCCTTTCATCCAGGATAGCTCTATACTGCCGGGAAAGCAGCTTGGTTAATCCAAAGATACCGATGGCCGGGCTCTTGAGATCATGGGAAACCGAGTAGGCAAACAGCTTGATTTTTTCCGCACTCCTTTGCAGAGCCTCCTCCATGAGTAAACGATCGGCAATCTCCTTTTGCAATTGATTGTTGGCTTGGGTAAGCTCGGCCGTACGCTCGGCAACCAACTCTTCAAGGTGTTCCCGGTGCCTCCTTAATTCCTCTTCGACCCGCCGGCGTTCGGTAATGTCCCTGATGACAGCCACGAATCCTGTTGAAGCCCCCTCAGGGGATTTAATGGCTGAGGTGACCGTTTCAACCGGAACAGCCGTACCGTCCCTGCGAATAAAATTCCACTCGGTTCTGAAAAACCCAATCCGCTTAATAATGGGATAGGCTACGTCTCCAAAGGACTTAAAACTATCATCGGAGGGGTGAATAATCCTCGCCGATTTCCCTTCGATTTCATTTCGTTCAAAGCCAAATAGAGTCAGAAAGGCCTGATTGAAAGAGACGATCTTTCTCTCCGGATTCAGCATCAGGATGGCATCGGTGGAATGCTCCACCAGGGTCCGGTATTTTTCCTCTGAGGCCTTAAGGGATTCTTCCACCAGCCGGCGCTCGACGACTTCCTGTTGTAACTGTGCTTTTTGCGCCTCCAGTTGTTTTTGCATCCTATGCAGGGACAGGTGGGTTTTAATCCGTGACAAAACTTCTTCAAACTGAAAGGGTTTGGTGATGTAATCCACCCCACCGGCCTGAAACCCCTTCACCTTAGCTTCTATATCGGTCAAGGCCGTCATAAAGATAATCGGAATATCCCGCAGGGCCTCATCGGCCTTCAATCTGTGGCAGGTTTCAAACCCGTCCATGGCAGGCATCAGCAGGTCCAGGAGAATCAAGTCGGGGCGACCGTATCGAGCCTTGTCCAGGGCACTCTCACCATCTCGGGCCACAATCAGGCGAAACCCGGCCCCTTTTAAATGTTTCGATAGGACATCCAGATTAAAAGGGTCATCATCTACGGCCAAAACAGTGGGAAGAGCAGCCTTCGACCTATCGGAAGCTTCTGAATCAATCTGCATAACGCGACCTCCGGATACGGTACTCTCAACAGGCAGAAAATAGAGAAAATTTCCACCAAGGGTGTCAATACCCCCTACCCCCTGGTCAAATGCCGGTATTTGATACGATGGGGCTGATCGGCGGCCGCACCCAGTCTGGCCTTTCGGTCGGCCTCATATTCCGAATAATTGCCGTCGAACCACTGGACCTTGCTTTCCCCTTCAAAGGCCAGGATATGGGTGACGATCCGATCCAGGAACCAGCGGTCATGGCTGATGACCATGGCACAACCCCCGAAATTTTCCAGGGCCTCCTCCAGGGCCCTCATGGTATTGACATCCAGGTCATTGGTCGGCTCATCCAAAAGAAGCACATTGGCCTCTTCTTTCAACATGCGGGCCAGATGGACCCGGTTGCGTTCTCCCCCGGAAAGAAGCCCCACCTTTTTCTGCTGATCGCTGCCGGAAAAATTGAACCGGGCCACATAGGCCCTGGAATTGACCTCCCGCTTTCCCAAATTGATGGGATCCTGGCCCTCGGTGATCATTTCCCAGATGGTCTTCTCCGGATCAAGAACATCACGGCTCTGATCGACATAGGCCAGCTTGACCGTTTCCCCGATTTTAAGAACACCGCCATCCGGTTTCTCCTGGCCGGTGATCAAACGAAAAAGGGTGGTCTTGCCGGCCCCATTGGGTCCGATGACGCCTACGATCCCGCCCGGAGGAACCATAAAAGAAACCTGGTCCATCAGCAGGTTGTCGCCATAAGCCTTGCTCAGATTTTCCGCCTGAATCACCAGATTCCCCAAACGGGGACCAGGAGGAATATAGATCTCCAGGTCTTTCTCTCTTTTTTCCATCTCCTGGTCGACCAGGGCTTCATAGGAATGGATACGGGCCTTGGCCTTGGCATGGCGGCCCTTCGGAGACATGCGGATCCATTCCAGCTCATGCTGAAGGGTCTTTTGACGCTTGCTCTCCGTCTTTTCTTCCAGACGCAGCCGGTTTTGTTTTTGTTCCAGCCAGGAAGAATAATTCCCCTTCCAGGGGATTCCTTCCCCCTTGTCCAGTTCCAGGATCCAACCGGCCACATTGTCCAGGAAGTAGCGGTCATGGGTTACGGCGATGACCGTCCCGGCATAGCGCTGCAAATGCCTTTCCAGCCAGGCCACGGTTTCGGCGTCCAAATGATTGGTGGGCTCATCCAAAAGGAGGATGTCCGGGTTTTGAAGCAGGAGCCGACAAAGGGCCACCCGCCTTCTTTCGCCTCCGGATAATATTTTGACCGATGTATCACCGGGAGGACAACGCAAGGCCTCCATGGCCATTTCCAGCCGGGAATCCAGGTCCCAGGCATCCAGGGCATCCAGTTTTTCCTGGACCCGGCCCTGTCGTTCGATGAGTTTATCCATTTCGGCGTCGGTCATGGGCTCGGCGAACTGTTCATTGATCCGGTTAAATTCATTCAACAAATCCACTATGGTCTGGACCCCCTGCTCCACCATTTCCTTTACGGTCTTGCTGTCATCCAACACGGGTTCCTGTTCCAGAAACCCTACCGAATGGCCGGGGGAAAGAATGGTCTGCCCGTTAAACTCCTGGTCGACGCCGGCCAGGATCCGAAGG from Deltaproteobacteria bacterium includes the following:
- the ettA gene encoding energy-dependent translational throttle protein EttA yields the protein MAVEPNKVIYTMIQVSKYYDKKPVLKNISLSYFYGAKIGVLGLNGSGKSSLLRILAGVDQEFNGQTILSPGHSVGFLEQEPVLDDSKTVKEMVEQGVQTIVDLLNEFNRINEQFAEPMTDAEMDKLIERQGRVQEKLDALDAWDLDSRLEMAMEALRCPPGDTSVKILSGGERRRVALCRLLLQNPDILLLDEPTNHLDAETVAWLERHLQRYAGTVIAVTHDRYFLDNVAGWILELDKGEGIPWKGNYSSWLEQKQNRLRLEEKTESKRQKTLQHELEWIRMSPKGRHAKAKARIHSYEALVDQEMEKREKDLEIYIPPGPRLGNLVIQAENLSKAYGDNLLMDQVSFMVPPGGIVGVIGPNGAGKTTLFRLITGQEKPDGGVLKIGETVKLAYVDQSRDVLDPEKTIWEMITEGQDPINLGKREVNSRAYVARFNFSGSDQQKKVGLLSGGERNRVHLARMLKEEANVLLLDEPTNDLDVNTMRALEEALENFGGCAMVISHDRWFLDRIVTHILAFEGESKVQWFDGNYSEYEADRKARLGAAADQPHRIKYRHLTRG
- a CDS encoding GAF domain-containing protein, with protein sequence MGHLKELMREKILLELYEKAFQLSDNELYDYALEQAVLLTSSTIGFFHLVSDDQKTIILTTWNSEALKNCTVAYENHYPIDQAGIWVDCVRFKKPVVCNDYQTAPNRKGIPEGHTPIQRFISIPVMEEGKARIIFGVGNKAENYDEQDVLQVQLVANELYKIIRQRRANEALRASEERFRLILDFTYDWEFWKDEDGTILYCSPSCQRITGYSAADFINDPALLLKIVHPDDRHLMEKHRDRVNNTRGVDSLEYRVITRTGELRWIGHVCQPVSISGGKPYGRRASNRDITENKQMEEQLTHSREMKLLGQMAAGVAHEVRNPLNAILAITEALFKDIGPNSAYQPYLEHIRSQVTRLSNLMKDLLELGKPIHSESFDVEVFREILSNIHNLWQETKFGKTHKLSLIVPSEVEKILIKTDSLKLQQIILNLLENAAQNSPNGSAIEFRVEALNRESCLIKIGDQGTGIPEECLNRVFDPFFTTRAGGTGLGLSLVKNFVESIGGKVAIWNNDPPPGCTVKVTLPIVS
- a CDS encoding PAS domain S-box protein codes for the protein MQIDSEASDRSKAALPTVLAVDDDPFNLDVLSKHLKGAGFRLIVARDGESALDKARYGRPDLILLDLLMPAMDGFETCHRLKADEALRDIPIIFMTALTDIEAKVKGFQAGGVDYITKPFQFEEVLSRIKTHLSLHRMQKQLEAQKAQLQQEVVERRLVEESLKASEEKYRTLVEHSTDAILMLNPERKIVSFNQAFLTLFGFERNEIEGKSARIIHPSDDSFKSFGDVAYPIIKRIGFFRTEWNFIRRDGTAVPVETVTSAIKSPEGASTGFVAVIRDITERRRVEEELRRHREHLEELVAERTAELTQANNQLQKEIADRLLMEEALQRSAEKIKLFAYSVSHDLKSPAIGIFGLTKLLSRQYRAILDERGQRCCDQILKTAEQITLLVEKINLYMSTKHAPLKVERVNPKEIFQTVKEEFSNRLKNFQIRWLEPDCVPEISADPSGILRILRNLVDNALKYGGDQLSEIRIGYQASERFHILSVTNDGICIRRESSERIFDPFQREETTADVEGTGLGLAIVKELADHHGGRVWVESGAGKGTTFYVSISKKLASSIVI
- a CDS encoding sigma-54-dependent Fis family transcriptional regulator, yielding MKPQILLVDDDLPTRFGFNKYLTKVGYEVREASTLHQAQEAVSSQRFDALLLDLLMPDGNGLDWVPVLRANYPDLPIIIITGAGDLPMAVEAMRKGADNFLTKPVDMAGLEVFLQKILEVGTIRRRHYSEQRLFKKEELYFGQSQTIQKVRELAILAAETDSAVLLQGESGVGKGMLAQWIHYHSRRSSNPFVEINCSGLRGDLLSSELFGAVRGAFTSAVQDRSGLIEVADRGSLFLDEVGDMELNVQAQFLKVIEEKTFRRLGDVKPRRSDFRLICATHKDLQEEIAHDRFRKELYFRIHVFPIMLPPLRERPEDIPDLVSHILATFGASGTRVSPEVLGLLITYPWPGNIRELRNVLERACLLAKGKPLEPIHFPGLEIPASGPESRKKDQSANQLRISQIRSLLKEFSGDKNKTAQALGVSRATLYRRLKQFDEGA